Part of the Candidatus Lokiarchaeota archaeon genome, ATTGCCAGCAGTGGACGCCTGAAGATTATGCTTCTACAACATGCTGACTTTGGTGGAAGGTGGTATCCACCCGGTATGACTAGGAAGGAGGGGGAGGAAAACGTTAGCTGGGAAGGCGAGGTGAACGGGGTTGAAATGACTCTGATTTCTGCCATGACCGGCAAACCTGTCTATTTTGGTGGCTGGGATACGGCGAAGGGAAGACCACGTCCCTTGGAGCCCTTGGTCCCAGCAGGTAGTGTATTCTACTTTGAAATTGATGGCAACCTTGCCCAAAAGGCAATGGATGCGATTCACGATCAACACATCGGCCAGAAGACCAACCTTGGCTTTGGCCATGCAGCCATAGGAGTGTGGAGCAATGAGTAAGAACGCGATTCTAACATTATTGACTGAAACCCCTCTGCATCCAGGAACAGGGCAAAATCTCGGTGTTATCGATTTGCCCGTGCAGAGAGAACGACATACCGACTTCCCATTCGTACCTTCTTCCAGCTTGAAAGGTGCACTCAGAAGCGGTTTGGATTTGAACCCTAAAATGAAAGCAACGATATTCGGCGCAGATCTCGATAGCGGCCAGCATTTCGCTGGTGCTGTGGCTCTGGGAGATACCCGAATTCTAGCTTTTCCAGTGAGACAGATGCAAGGCGTATTCGGATGGGTGACTTCACCGACGGTCATAGACCGGCTGAAGCGTGATCTCAGTATCGTCAACGTGGATTTGGAAGTTGGCATCTCATCATCCGTTGAGGACAACACAGCTTTAGTCACGACTCGTTCCAAGCAGTCATCCAAAGTCGTCATCGAGGACCTCATGCTTGAAGCCAAACCCGATTCTGCCGTTGATACCCTCGCAGACCAGCTAGCCGCACTTTGTCTGGGAAGGAACGCACATGACATGCTTCGGGAGAAATTCAAACGAGACTTGATTGTTTTGAGCGAGCAGCAGTTCCGACACCTTCTGAACCTTGGGACTGAAGTTGTTGCCCGAAACAAATTGGACGAGAAGAAAACCAGCGAGAACTTGTGGTATATGGAGCTCATTCCCAGGGATACTTTGTTCTACAGCCCAATCATGGCCGAGGATAGCAGAGGCGGCAATTCCATGAAAGCCGATGAAATCCTCAACAAACTCAGCGATGCCATATCTGCAGGCTACGTCCAAGTGGGTGGCAATGAGACACTTGGCCACGGTTGGTGCGCGACTTCGGTTCATCTTGCAGAATCCCTGGAAGAAGTGCTTTCAGCTAACGGAGAGTGAAAACGATGACTGAAGCGTCTCGTAATTCTCTGGAACAGCAAGAGGCAATCTATGCGCTTGGGAAGGTCAAGGCCATTCAGAAAAAAAACATCAGCGGAGAGTACTTCAGACAGGTTAAGCGGCTACCTGCGATGGTTCTGACGAATGGACTTGGGCATTCGCTTGCATTCCTCCTCGCAAGTGCAGAAGAAAAGAGCCGTGAAAAGTCAGGTCATCAGGCCCTCTTCGAAGATATAGCCGACTGGCTCCGCAAATTGGAAGTCTATCCTAACAAAGGAGAAGTCCTTGATCACATGATGAAAGGCTCCATGAGTACCTACATCGAAGCCCAGAACTATGTCATGCGGATCCTTACCTGGTTCGTAAGATTCGCCAATGCATACCTCGATTCAGAGGAGGAAAGCTGAACGTGGATCTGCCGATGTATCAAAGCCAGGAGCTGGGCAAGATAGTGAAGAAGGCTAAACGGGATGCCCGAACAGTAAACGTAGGCCTTGTGTACGAGCTGTATCCCACAGTATGGAACTTGGAAGGGGACAGACCGGAACGCAAGGAAGAACTGGCCCCCTTCTTCGAGGAGGTCACAGCAATGATGGACATGAATGAACAAGTTGAACCACTGCTGGAGGATTACCATGCCCGGATGGACAAGATGATCGAGTCTCTTGGAGGACGGTCCATTAATCTCAGCTCTCAATGGCGATTCATCACAGGTCTTGGTGCTCCGCATCCGACAGAAACCGGGTTCAAGTGGGAACGGAACATCGGTGTTCCCTATCTGCCGGGCTCGTCTGTCAAGGGTGCGGTGAAGGCCTGGATGCGATTATCCGAAAAGGAAGATGAATTCCCAACAATGTTTGACAAAGAATCTGCCGACCCTGTCATCTTGTTTGACGCGTACCCCACGTCCAAACCGGAGCTTGATGTTGACATCCTCAATGTCCACTACAAGAAATACTACGAAGGAGATGCACCACCAGCTGATTACCTTTCTCCAACACCGGTGTTCTTCTTGGCAGTGGCGCCTCGAACCGAATTCAGGTTCCGTATCGCCCCGCGAGACCCAGAGTGCGATTTGGACCGGATCGAGAAAGTCCTTCAACGAACAGCAGCAGAACTGGGCTTTGGTGCAAAAACATCCGTTGGCTATGGGCAGTTCGTATCCATGTGATAGAGTACTTCTCTTCTTGTCACAACATGCGATATCCAGCTTGGGAAATGTCATCTTCCCAGCTGGATCTCTTAAGATGTATTCACGACGCATTTCGTGCTTCGAGTTTCCCCCCTGTTTTGCTTGTTTTTTTCTTATCATCTTTGTTTTATGAAAACGTTTTATAGTCTCGAACGGCTATTCCTTATTTATCATATTCTCTTTTTCCTTATCATGTCTGGCCATAACAAATACATAATACAAAGAAGGTCAGATTCATTCATTTCATCAATTCGGACTTTCCCATCGAGATATTCTTCAATGCAATACGCATAGTGCTGGAACCAAGGTGTTACGGCCCTCTCCTTGCTTATCTGGTTTCGAGTTTCTTCTTAAAGGATACCCCTCCGGATAGAAACTCGAAGCTTTCGGTGGGGTAGATCCCAGTAAGCGGCAAAAACATTGATTAGAGGGGATTTCTGTAAGGTTGCAAAGAATAAGCTCCAGCTAAGGAGATTGAAACTGGGAGTTTCTACTCCATCACAGCGCACTGCCTTCCGAGATTAAATCAATTGGATTTTTCCGATAGATCTGGTTGACCTGAAATCTCTTCAGCGTTTATGGCGGATCAAAATCGATTCTCAACACTTCACCGGTGTGAGGATCCCTCTTGAAGACGCAGAAGCCCTCATCGTCCTGGCCTGCCCAGATGACCTCTGTAAAACGCTTGAGTTGTGGGTGAAGGGCCGAGCTGTAGACCTTGCTTCTGTCAAACCGAGCGTTCTTTTTGATTCGATAATGATAACCATACTTGCTCATTGCAACTCATCACATCTTTCGTATCAAATTGAAAACAAAAACATTCACCGCATCTCACCGGCTGAACTCTGTAACACTACTGATTATCACGCAATCCCATCTTGGTGAATCACACACTCGATCAATTGCCTAAACGTCCCGTCAATATTTCGATTCTCCTTTGCGCTTGTTTTGATACTGAGATTTCTACCCTTGAAGTGCTTTCGCATAATCTCAAGATGTTCATCTGCTTCTGCTTCGATGTCATCACCAAATTCAACAATGGTTTTGCTGCCTAAATATGCAATACAGTGCAGTTCGGGCATCCCAGTATCATTCGTTTTTTGGAACATGGAGAACACAGGATTTCTCCGCGCTATGCTTTTATTCTTCTGTGAAGATAAAAACAAGAGGGCTGTATCTTGTCTCGCAGTGAAAGAAAGCTCATGGAATTGATGTATTTCCGCGACTATGACGAACTAAAAGCAGAGGTGAACAGCAAACTCAAGGAACAACCATGGAGCGAGTTCTGTGAGCTGCTGGCCTTCAGTACCTGGGACGGGGTGCGCAAAGAACTTGGTTTCAGGAAGAGCATCCCCTATGGAAAAGTAAGAGATGCCCTCGTCTATCTCCTCGGCCTCCAACCTACAAATGGCATCGACTGCAACATGATGGAGGTCTTCCGCGATTTAACTTCCGACACGGTTGATGACTTGCGAGATGAAGCAGCTCCTATTGCTATGGAGAAACTAAGAGAACAGATCAAAAGAAACACCTATTTCATAGAGGTAGAGGAGATGGCCGCAAGTCAATATGCTCTCCTTGTGGAGGATGTCATCGAAGCAAGAAAGAAGGAAGTAGAATCGCTGAGTGAGACTTCAAATCTGATTGATATTCTGGCAACATTCTACGGCTTCAAAGTGCTGACAACTGGAGTGCTGCTTGAGCCTCCAAGTGATCTGTGGCGCTCAACATATCGTTCCTGGAGAAGAACCTCGAGGAATCGCGAAGGTATTACTCAGACAGCATCAGACGCGTTTGATGAATTATGCGACCTACTTGACAGGGACATCGATTTGAGGAAGGAATACAAGACGCTAGGCAGCAACAGGAAAATCAAGAAGAAGTGTTCCGAAGAAATGGCTCTGCTGTTGCGGCACATCATCACCATGAGTTTCTACAGGGCGCACGATGATAGACGGCGGAGTATCCTTGCCCTCGGGGAAAGCGGTGATTCCAGAGCTATTCCGTTCCTGCACCTGAAAACAAAAACTGTCGCCAAGAGAAATGAGAAATACCTGCTAATGGCGCTTCGTGACATGGGCCATCCTTCCTCTTATGAGATTTTGAAGAATTATCTCGGCCATAAAAAATGGCAGATTAGAGAAATCGCCCTTGAAGCCATGGGTGTGTATTCCGGTGATGAGGCATCGAACATCATCCTGAGTCGTTTGGATTCAGAAAAAATCACATACCAGCGAGGAGCTCTTAGTGCCCTAGCCTACCGGCAAAGGGATATGGATGTTGATAAACTAAAGCCGTATCTCTCGCAGCCAAAATACCTTGTCCATGCATTGCGAGCACTCATCAATATGGGTCTGGAAGGAAAACAGACAATTCTACGTGAGAAGGATGCGATATGGGAATACACAGTCAAATGCAGCGAGCCAAAGACTGTACTCCAAATGCTGAGAAGCGATGAATCTCTTCAACCCATGGTTTCAGACTACCCGCTGGACCAAATCACTCCGTTTCTGAATATACAGACGAGGTATTGCAGCTACGAGGAATTCCAGAACGCAGTACAAATGTTGATGGATTTGGGGCATGAGGGTGAAGAAGCAGTCAGAGAAAACATAGAGGAAATATGGAATGGCATAGCTAAACACCGAAACCCACCAAAACTCATGAGTTTTCTCGGTGAGAACATGGACATGGAAGACTTGTTTCTGCAAAATCCAGCCGTAACCTGCAAGAAACTGGTCAGCATAGTAGGGGCCCATGAGGAAAAGGATAGGCAACGGTTTTGGTATCATAGAAGAAGGAGGTATGCCAAAATCAGAAAGCATGCATACCAGAAGCTCAGGCAGTTGTTCCGATGGATACGAAAGGAGCTGAAGGATGAGGAAATCGCTGGTCTAGCTGAGTGTCTTGACAACGCGTCTTTGGAAAGCGATGAAGGAAGACTGGTTCTCGCTGAATTGAAGGAAGCGAACAAGGAGCTATTCTCTCGTCCACATCCACAGACAAGCTTGGAGGATTTCTGAAAAGCCGTACAATTCCTACGTAATGGAGACAATATCACTTGGCTCCCAAAACTCACAACCAGATGGACAAATGTTATGTTCTATGCATAATTGCCTAAAGAATGGATTGTTCTTTCCCATCGCTAGCTCCTCAAATGCTTTGTATGGAAGTTGGTTGAAAAGGAACAATCATATACTATACATTGAATTCCAGCAATAAGGAATTTAGTATGGCTGCACAGAAAGAGAATCGTGAGTGGTTCAGACAAAGTCCTGAGTACGCCCTAGAGCAGCTTGACACGACACGTGAAGGGCTCAGCACCGCAGAGGCAGAAAAACGCCTCGAGAAGTACGGACCGAACGAACTAGAAGAGGTCGACAAGAAGGGTCCGCTGAGGATGTTCCTTGAACAGTTTGCTGACCCGATGGTCATGATCCTCATTTTTGCGATTCTTATTTCGATAGCGACTGTGCTACTTCATGGCAGTCATGAACAAGAAGGCTTCATCGATGCAATCGTTATCTCAGCAATCGTGGTTGCTAACGCCGTATTTGGATTCGTTCAGGAATACCGATCCGAACAAGCTCTTGAAGCGCTCAAGGACCTCTCCGCACCAACTGCTGTCGCGAAACGTGATGGTGAATGGGTTGAGGTAGAAGCGAGAGAAATCGTACCAGGTGATATCATCTCTCTAGAATCAGGTGATATCGTTTCTGCGGATGGTCGCCTCCTGACTGCTGTTGGTCTCTCCATGGATGAATCAGCCCTCACTGGTGAGTCCATGGTAGTGCAGAAGAATGTGAAGGCAATAGAGGAAAAGAAACCCGCCTTGGGAGACATGACCAATCTCGTTTTTCAAGGATCCGTTGTCAGTTCAGGAAGGGGTACGGCAGTTGTTACATCAACCGGCATGCAAACCGAGTTTGGTAAAATAGCCCAAATGGTGCAGGAAAGCGAAGACGAACTCACACCACTGCAGGTGGATTTGAACGCTCTTGGGAAGAAGCTCGGAGCGATTGTTCTCGGGCTTTCTGTGGCTGTTTTCTTTGCCCTTGTATTTGCGAGCGTAGCATACGATTGGAACGAAGCTCTCTTCACATCAATAGCCGTCGCGGTCGCTGCGATTCCAGAAGGGCTGTCTGCGGTTGTGACTGTTACCCTCTCTATTGGTGTCAGCCGGATGGTAAAGAGGAATGCAATCGTCAGGAAGTTATCCAGCGTGGAGACTCTTGGCTCTACAACAGTAATCTGCTCAGACAAAACCGGGACTATAACAAAGAATGAAATGACGGTTAGGTACATCTGGCTACCGTCAGATGATGTGGCAATATCAGGAACGGGCTACAGCAAAGAAGGTGGGTTCTACGGAGCAGCAGCACCCCAGAGTTGTGTTGCATTAACCCAGCTGGGCGAGCCCTTCGATGTGGCTGACAGCAATGAATTGAAGATGCTACTCAAGACAGGCCAGCTGTGCTCATCAGCATCCCTGTCACCGAATCCAGATGATAAGTCGAGCTGGAAGGTTGTAGGCGATCCTACGGAAGGAGCACTACTTGTTGCGGCTGAGAAAGCTGGCATCACGTCCGAGGCACTCCATTCGCAATACGAAGAAATCACAGAGTTCTCGTTCGACTCCAAGAGGAAGAGGATGACGACCATCTATCAGGATGATGACGGACATATCTGGGCGTTTTCAAAGGGAGCACCAGAGGTTATACTTGAAAGGACAACCAAGATACTCCTTGGTGGCAAAGAACAGCAGCTTTCCGCAGCTCAACGAGATGAAATCCTTCAAGCAAATACTGCCATGGCTTCTTGTGCGATGCGAGTGATTGCACTGGCATACCGACGTCTTGATGGTCAAAGTGCTGAATGGGAAGAATCTGAAGTAGAGAGTGATCTGATTTTCATCGGCCTCGCAGGCATGATTGACTCTCCTCGGGAAGGAGTTACCGAAGCAATTCGCAAATCACGAAGGGCCGGCGTACGCCCCATCATGATTACAGGTGACCATGCGCTTACCGCAATTTCGATTGCTGATAGTGTTGGCCTCACGCGGGGCGACCAGGAAGCCGTGACAGGGTCTCAACTAGCAGAAACAAGCGACCTTGAGCTAGAACGTTTAGTCAAGGAAAGGGATGTATTCGCTCGGGTCGCACCAGAACACAAGCTCCGCATTGTTAACGCATTGAGAAACCAGAATGAAGTTGTCGCGATGACAGGCGATGGCGTTAATGATGCTCCAGCCATAAAGAAGGCGGATGTAGGTGTGTCTATGGGAATCCGTGGCGCAGGTGTAACGAAAGAATCCTCGGACCTTGTCTTGACTGATGATAATTTCGCCACGATTGTTTCTGCCATAGAAGTGGGAAGAGAAATTTATTCCAATATCCGGAAATTCGTGCGTTTCCTTCTCTCAGCAAACGCGGGAGAGGTCCTGCTTGTTTTCCTCATGGCCATGATTGGTCTTCCTATACCACTAACGCCGATTGCCATACTCTGGATCAATCTCGTGACTGATGGTCCACCAGCCCTTGCACTTGGCTTTGATGCTCCGCCAGACGGAATAATGGACCGTCCGCCCCGCGATCCCGACAGCAATCTGTTGGACAGAAACATGACCATCATGATTATGGTTGGCGGTATCCTAGCGGCACTTGTCTCAATGTTTGTCTATCTGAATGTGCTGTGGATGAACTTCGGGTTCATTCCGCAGATTACAGGTCCCGCGGTTGATTGGGCCCTTCCAGAGAATGCTGAAATCCTCTTGATGGGAAGGACTGCCACCTTTGTAACCATGGTCCTGTTCCAGTTGCTGTGGGTTTGGAACTGCAGGGATGAGCGACATCCTGTGTGGCGGACCAACTTCAAGAAGTCGAAATGGCTGTTTGTTGCTGTCATGATTTCATTCCTTTTGACACTCGCAGTAATCTACACTCCCCTCTCAATCGCATTTGGAATGGTGCCTTTGAGCCTTGATTACTGGATCTTGATTGCCATTGCGTCCCTTGTTGGTCTTTTGGCACCTGTCTCTAGCCTACTGCGGCATGAGGAACAAGGGTTTCCGCAATAACGTCGAGGGTTAACTTGGTAAAGATGGTAACCCCCTATTCGCTATTGGGTTGCCATTCCAATAGAATGACTGCTTCCTATGGACGTAATCTGAGTGCTATCAGCGGAACTGTGTCGAAGACCGTCTGTAACCTATCCGAACGTCCGGAGCTGGATATCGATTTCAGGAAACAGGTTCAGGTTCTTGGAAGCAATATGCTAATTTCGAGAGAGATGTCCAAGGAACCGCGGATGCTAATGGGCACATCATCACTATGACTTTCAGTGGAAATCATAACTACAAGCAACACAGCATCACGGCGCTCGAGAAACAGGGGACTTGCATACAGTTTCGTTCCTGCGTCTGAGGAAGGATACCGTTACAAGGATGAATGAAAGTCATCTGGTAGCGGCACTACGATTCATCGTATTCCATCAGGCGGGACCACTTCGTCTTGTAGGGCCATTTCGGCTTGAGGTCCCGAGGTTGGAGATTCAGTCCTTCAACCTTGGCTATCTTCCGCCGAAGCGTGTAGGACTTTGCTCCCTCCCAGCGGAAGTAGTCATCGAGGTCAGCCGAGAACTCGCCCTGGTACCGCGTACACGGGCCAATACAGAACACCTTCTCCCCGCGAATCTCAAGTTCCCCACCACACCATTTGCACCGAGCCTCGAAGCCGTGCGAGTAAATCGTTCCGTCCCGCAGTTCGACAAACAGCACTGTATCATGGAAGCGACACACACCCCACTCACGGTCGGGATCGAGTTTCTTGAGCCAGATGGTCCCTCGCGGTAGCCATCGGCCAACTTCCTCAGAGAAAATTGACGCGTCCTCCTTGAGCTCACCCTCTTCGTCAAAGTCACTCAGTCGAGTTTGTAGAATGTGACCTCGCTTCTTCATCGTCTCCACACGTATGTTTGAATGTAGATTGATAAACTACTACAATTCACTCTAATGGGGAGCTGTACCCTACCATACTTCCTCAAGAACCCGAAGGGCATTTTTCCCCACAATCTTCGTTATCTCATCATCCGAGTATCCGTGCTTGACCATCCAGCGAATGACATTATGTATCGCTTCAGTCGGGTTTTCAAGCCCCTTTACATGGCTCGGAATCTCCTTGACTTTGAGGTCCTCTTCCTGCTTAGGCCGTGGATAGTGCCCCATTCCCTCCTTAGTCATCTGCTGGTCGTACAATTCGTACAGACCGACATGATCGCCGTAGAGGGTATCTGGTCCACACCCAACGTGATCAATACCTAACAGGTCAATGCAATACTCCAGGTGCTCCATGTAAGTCTCAATTGAGGGAACAGGATTGTCCTTTGTTGCTGTGTATCCCGGTGCGGCCTCGATGCCAATCATCCCCCCTTTCTCAGCCAAAGCGAGCAGTACATCATCAGGCACCATTCGCTTGATTGGGTGGACGGTCTTCGAGCCAGCATGCGAAATTATGACAGGCGCCCTGCTTGACTCGATTGTATCCCGTGCAGTCTGGTCACTAACATGACTCACGTCAATGAGCATCCCAAGCTTGTTCATCCGAATCACGCAGTCATATCCG contains:
- the cmr4 gene encoding type III-B CRISPR module RAMP protein Cmr4: MSKNAILTLLTETPLHPGTGQNLGVIDLPVQRERHTDFPFVPSSSLKGALRSGLDLNPKMKATIFGADLDSGQHFAGAVALGDTRILAFPVRQMQGVFGWVTSPTVIDRLKRDLSIVNVDLEVGISSSVEDNTALVTTRSKQSSKVVIEDLMLEAKPDSAVDTLADQLAALCLGRNAHDMLREKFKRDLIVLSEQQFRHLLNLGTEVVARNKLDEKKTSENLWYMELIPRDTLFYSPIMAEDSRGGNSMKADEILNKLSDAISAGYVQVGGNETLGHGWCATSVHLAESLEEVLSANGE
- the cmr5 gene encoding type III-B CRISPR module-associated protein Cmr5; amino-acid sequence: MTEASRNSLEQQEAIYALGKVKAIQKKNISGEYFRQVKRLPAMVLTNGLGHSLAFLLASAEEKSREKSGHQALFEDIADWLRKLEVYPNKGEVLDHMMKGSMSTYIEAQNYVMRILTWFVRFANAYLDSEEES
- the cmr6 gene encoding type III-B CRISPR module RAMP protein Cmr6; this encodes MDLPMYQSQELGKIVKKAKRDARTVNVGLVYELYPTVWNLEGDRPERKEELAPFFEEVTAMMDMNEQVEPLLEDYHARMDKMIESLGGRSINLSSQWRFITGLGAPHPTETGFKWERNIGVPYLPGSSVKGAVKAWMRLSEKEDEFPTMFDKESADPVILFDAYPTSKPELDVDILNVHYKKYYEGDAPPADYLSPTPVFFLAVAPRTEFRFRIAPRDPECDLDRIEKVLQRTAAELGFGAKTSVGYGQFVSM
- a CDS encoding HAD-IC family P-type ATPase — translated: MAAQKENREWFRQSPEYALEQLDTTREGLSTAEAEKRLEKYGPNELEEVDKKGPLRMFLEQFADPMVMILIFAILISIATVLLHGSHEQEGFIDAIVISAIVVANAVFGFVQEYRSEQALEALKDLSAPTAVAKRDGEWVEVEAREIVPGDIISLESGDIVSADGRLLTAVGLSMDESALTGESMVVQKNVKAIEEKKPALGDMTNLVFQGSVVSSGRGTAVVTSTGMQTEFGKIAQMVQESEDELTPLQVDLNALGKKLGAIVLGLSVAVFFALVFASVAYDWNEALFTSIAVAVAAIPEGLSAVVTVTLSIGVSRMVKRNAIVRKLSSVETLGSTTVICSDKTGTITKNEMTVRYIWLPSDDVAISGTGYSKEGGFYGAAAPQSCVALTQLGEPFDVADSNELKMLLKTGQLCSSASLSPNPDDKSSWKVVGDPTEGALLVAAEKAGITSEALHSQYEEITEFSFDSKRKRMTTIYQDDDGHIWAFSKGAPEVILERTTKILLGGKEQQLSAAQRDEILQANTAMASCAMRVIALAYRRLDGQSAEWEESEVESDLIFIGLAGMIDSPREGVTEAIRKSRRAGVRPIMITGDHALTAISIADSVGLTRGDQEAVTGSQLAETSDLELERLVKERDVFARVAPEHKLRIVNALRNQNEVVAMTGDGVNDAPAIKKADVGVSMGIRGAGVTKESSDLVLTDDNFATIVSAIEVGREIYSNIRKFVRFLLSANAGEVLLVFLMAMIGLPIPLTPIAILWINLVTDGPPALALGFDAPPDGIMDRPPRDPDSNLLDRNMTIMIMVGGILAALVSMFVYLNVLWMNFGFIPQITGPAVDWALPENAEILLMGRTATFVTMVLFQLLWVWNCRDERHPVWRTNFKKSKWLFVAVMISFLLTLAVIYTPLSIAFGMVPLSLDYWILIAIASLVGLLAPVSSLLRHEEQGFPQ
- a CDS encoding diguanylate cyclase, which translates into the protein ALESSTCIENEVDRIDVLYGLGIRQMGLVYSESNMLGTGLDEMRDGGLTDFGYDCVIRMNKLGMLIDVSHVSDQTARDTIESSRAPVIISHAGSKTVHPIKRMVPDDVLLALAEKGGMIGIEAAPGYTATKDNPVPSIETYMEHLEYCIDLLGIDHVGCGPDTLYGDHVGLYELYDQQMTKEGMGHYPRPKQEEDLKVKEIPSHVKGLENPTEAIHNVIRWMVKHGYSDDEITKIVGKNALRVLEEVW